Part of the Polycladomyces zharkentensis genome is shown below.
TGAACTTGGTTTCGAAAGAGAAGAGTCAATAATAATCACAAAAAATTGCTATCATTAAATTGATAAATGGGGTGAGAGTAATGGGAACAAGACGGGCATTAATGTCGATTCTTCTCGTTACGGCACTTTTATTATCCTGGACATCAAGTGAGGTCAAAGCGGACGTGAAAAATGAAACCGGTTACCAAGAGGCATACCGACCACAGTATCACTTTTCTCCTCCGAAAAACTGGATGAACGATCCCAACGGACTGGTTTACTACAAAGGCGAATACCACTTGTTCTATCAGTACAACCCTTACGGCAATCAATGGGGACATATGAGTTGGGGACATGCAGTCAGCAAGGATCTGATCCGTTGGCGGCACCTTCCCGTGGCGTTGAAAGAAGACGACCTGGGTATGATCTTCTCAGGAAGTGTCGTGGTGGACAAACATGACACAAGCGGTTTTTTTGGTGGGAAATCCGGTTTGGTCGCCATCTACACCAGCGCGGGAGAGAGCCAGCAGCAAAGTATTGCGTATAGTAAAGACGACGGCCGGACATGGCATAAGTATAAAGGAAACCCTGTGATCCCAAACCCGGGATTGAAAGATTTCCGTGACCCAAAGGTGTTTTGGGACGATCAAACAGGGAAATGGGTGATGGTGCTTGCAGCCGGTGACCGGGTCATGTTTTATTCATCCACCAATTTGCGGAACTGGTCATACATGAGTCAATTCGGCGCCGATCAGGGGGCGCACGGCGGAGTATGGGAGTGTCCCGAACTGTTTCAACTTCCGGTGGAAGGGCACCCCGGAGAGAAGAAGTGGGTCTTGCAGGTGGACATCAATCCGGGTGGAATCGCGGGTGGATCCGGTGGCCAATATTTTGTCGGGGAGTTTGACGGAAAGAAGTTTACAACCCAACAAAAGGGGATCAAGTGGGTGGACTTCGGGAAAGACTTCTATGCCACGCAGACATGGAGCAACACACCTGGACGCTTGATTTGGGTGGCTTGGATGAACAACTGGCAATATGCTCAGGATATTCCGACCTCTCCTTGGCGTGGTGCCATGTCTTTCCCAAGGGAATTGTCCCTGAAAAAAGTAAACGGAGAGTATGTGTTGGTGCAAAAGCCTGTTCAGGAGATCAACAAGTTGAGGGAAGATACGCGAGTCTGGAACAACCGGATCATCACGCCGGGAACCGAGCTGCTGCCCGTCCGGGGGGAGACCTTGGAGATAGAGGCTGAATTCCAGTTGGATACTGCGGATGAGTTTGGTTTGATCGTACGCAAAGGCACGAAAGAAAAAACGATTATCGGCTATAATGTGGGGAACCAAACCCTCTTCGTCGACCGAACCCAATCCGGTCGAACCGATTTCAGCAAAGATTTCCCCGTTGTAACCAAAGCCCAAATGAAGCCAAAAAACCGTGTGATCCAACTTCATATTCTCGTGGATCGATCCTCAGTCGAGGTGTTCGGAAATCATGGTGAAACCGTACTGACGAATCAGATTTTCCCCGACCTTAAAAGCCAAGGGTTGGAATTGTATGCCCGAGGTGGAAATGTGAAACTCCAAACTCTCCGGATCCATCGACTGAAATCGGCTTGGCAATGATGGATGAAACCATCAAGGTTTCGGGGGATCGTTTCTCTGGCCGATACGGCTCTTTATGCTGCCGAGGTACTTCGCCAGCTTTTTCAGGCACCCTTATGGGTGCCTTTTTAAGATGGGGAATAAAGGAAATATAGAGACTCTATGCTCCACACAAGCGGTCAAACCACTCGCGATTTTGAGCGGGTCCGAATTCCCGTTAAGTGTGGAGCTTCAGACGGGAAATCGAAACCCGCAGACTCGTTCATTGCAAAAGGGACCGGGTTTGTTTGGGGATGTTTCTGTTCATTGGTCCTGCAAATAGGTGCGAATCTGGTTCACCAACAGATTGATGGCGACCTGGTTGTATCCGCCTTCGGGGATGATCAGGTCGGCGTAGCGTTTGCTGGGTTCGATAAATTGCAGATGCATCGGACGAACGACGGTGAGGTATTGATGGATGACGGATTCCAGCGTGCGTCCACGCTCTTTGATGTCCCGTTCCATTCGGCGGAGAATCCGAACATCGGCGTCGGTGTCGACAAACACCTTGATATCCATCAGTTCGCGTAACCGTTCATCCTCCAAAATCAAAATGCCTTCCAAAATAATGACGTCCTTGGGTTCCAGGTACACGGTTTCTTCGGAACGGGTGTGTAATTTGTAGTCGTAGACGGGTTTGTGAATGGGTTCGTAGTTCAGCAGCTTTTTCAGATGCTCG
Proteins encoded:
- a CDS encoding glycoside hydrolase family 32 protein, with the translated sequence MKNETGYQEAYRPQYHFSPPKNWMNDPNGLVYYKGEYHLFYQYNPYGNQWGHMSWGHAVSKDLIRWRHLPVALKEDDLGMIFSGSVVVDKHDTSGFFGGKSGLVAIYTSAGESQQQSIAYSKDDGRTWHKYKGNPVIPNPGLKDFRDPKVFWDDQTGKWVMVLAAGDRVMFYSSTNLRNWSYMSQFGADQGAHGGVWECPELFQLPVEGHPGEKKWVLQVDINPGGIAGGSGGQYFVGEFDGKKFTTQQKGIKWVDFGKDFYATQTWSNTPGRLIWVAWMNNWQYAQDIPTSPWRGAMSFPRELSLKKVNGEYVLVQKPVQEINKLREDTRVWNNRIITPGTELLPVRGETLEIEAEFQLDTADEFGLIVRKGTKEKTIIGYNVGNQTLFVDRTQSGRTDFSKDFPVVTKAQMKPKNRVIQLHILVDRSSVEVFGNHGETVLTNQIFPDLKSQGLELYARGGNVKLQTLRIHRLKSAWQ
- the udk gene encoding uridine kinase, whose product is MKRPVVIGVAGGSGSGKTTIARKLYEQFADSVVMIEQDAYYRDQSHLPLEERMKTNYDHPLAFDNDLLIEHLKKLLNYEPIHKPVYDYKLHTRSEETVYLEPKDVIILEGILILEDERLRELMDIKVFVDTDADVRILRRMERDIKERGRTLESVIHQYLTVVRPMHLQFIEPSKRYADLIIPEGGYNQVAINLLVNQIRTYLQDQ